In Syntrophales bacterium, a genomic segment contains:
- a CDS encoding tyrosine-type recombinase/integrase produces MMNSDVDLHKAAISSKSFTSPAPESFNFYQTSFRFESHSEGSVEALHKILRQLAMKDLPGKEHVEGYLRHMARSNRRPRTMYSRWGTIVIFLAMIRDDGKTRLEEVTRKDVEAFVEHEQDRGIKITTIRMRLTGVQSFLRHLVEEGIVSPDVFGKRIRLQLPERLPRAMAHDDLQKLLSVIEGSRDQTMILVLLRTGMRIGELLNTKVIDVHVKERRIEIYEGEKNRMGRVVYLSDDAVIVLKTWLGERNAWEEYLFYSQRRTDTMSYSTARSRFVKYIVKAGLTHKGYTLHTLRHTFATELLNAGMRLECLQVLLGHRNIEETRRYARLTDKTREEEYFKAMAVIERGDRGGNDRCDHELEAIFEKAELFTEYR; encoded by the coding sequence ATGATGAACAGTGATGTTGATTTACACAAAGCAGCTATATCGTCTAAAAGTTTTACAAGCCCCGCTCCTGAATCTTTCAATTTTTACCAAACCAGCTTCCGTTTTGAATCTCATTCTGAAGGAAGTGTAGAAGCGCTTCATAAGATATTGAGACAGCTCGCAATGAAGGATCTACCGGGAAAGGAGCATGTTGAGGGCTATCTTCGCCATATGGCCCGCAGCAACCGCAGACCGAGGACAATGTATAGTCGGTGGGGCACCATAGTTATTTTTCTTGCCATGATAAGGGACGATGGCAAGACACGCTTGGAAGAAGTCACGAGAAAAGATGTGGAGGCGTTTGTCGAGCATGAGCAGGACAGGGGCATAAAGATTACGACTATCAGGATGAGGCTAACAGGTGTCCAGTCTTTTCTCCGTCACCTGGTAGAAGAAGGGATTGTTTCCCCTGATGTTTTTGGCAAGAGAATACGCTTGCAGTTGCCGGAGCGTTTGCCACGGGCCATGGCTCATGACGATTTGCAGAAACTGCTTTCTGTCATTGAAGGCAGCCGTGATCAAACCATGATCTTGGTGCTTTTAAGAACAGGAATGCGCATCGGGGAGCTGCTCAATACGAAGGTTATCGACGTCCATGTAAAAGAACGGAGGATAGAGATCTACGAAGGAGAGAAGAACCGCATGGGAAGGGTGGTATATCTCAGCGATGATGCTGTTATTGTTCTGAAGACCTGGTTGGGGGAGCGAAATGCATGGGAGGAGTACCTTTTTTACAGCCAAAGGAGAACAGACACAATGTCTTACAGTACAGCCCGCTCCAGATTCGTAAAATATATTGTAAAAGCGGGATTAACTCACAAGGGGTATACCCTGCATACTCTTCGTCACACCTTTGCCACGGAGCTTCTCAACGCCGGCATGCGCCTGGAGTGTCTCCAGGTGTTGCTGGGGCACCGTAATATTGAAGAGACACGACGTTATGCCCGGCTTACCGATAAGACTCGCGAGGAAGAATATTTTAAGGCCATGGCCGTAATAGAAAGGGGGGACAGAGGTGGTAATGACCGATGCGATCATGAACTGGAGGCGATTTTTG